CGCTCAAAGAGGTGCCGCCGAAACAGCGGGCCGTGCTGGTGCTGCGGTTCTTCGACGGGCTGGACGTGGGGGCGGCGGCGACAGCGCTGGGCTGCAGCGAAGGCAATGTGAAGAGCCAGACCGCGCGCGGGCTGGCGAATCTGCGTCAGGTGCTGGACCGGGAGGTGGAGACCAATGGATGAGCGCGAGGCCGAGTCGTTGTTCTCCGGCGTTCCGGGCGAAGTGCCGGAGCCGACGTTCTCGGTGGAGGACGTGATTCGCCGGTCGAAGCGGGAAACTGTGCGCCGGCGCAACCGGATCACCGCTGGTGCGGGCGCGGTGCTCGTCGCGGCCGGACTGGGCACTTGGGGCATTGTGGGCGTTACCGGTGAAAAGTCTGCTTCGGTGGGCAGTTCCGCTGCCGCGCCCGCGCAACCTGGCGGACCGGCCGCACGTCCACTGAGTACTGGGGATTACTTCCCGGCTCAGCCGTCTCGGCAGGGAGACAGCGGAGACGGGAGGACCGGCCCTCGGGCCGAAGGCACCTCCGGGTGCGCACGGGTGGACTGGGAGCTCGCCATTGCCCTCGCTGGCGAGCTCCCAGGCCACTTGACCGCCGCACAGGCTTCCCCAAGCAGCGTCTGTACGACGGACTCGCGCGGCGCTGGGTTCCCGCTTCCGGACGGCAAGATCGCCGCAGCCCTGTTCGCGCGCGGCGCGGTGGTTTCGGTGCCCGCGCAGCCCTCCGGCGCGGTCGTCGTGCAGCAGGCAACCGCCAGCGGCGGGACGCTCGTGCTGGTCAGTGTGCCCGGCACGACCGGCCGCCCAGCGCCGTACGCGGCCGACCTGGCGCGCTTCGCCGCGGCGCTGGCTCCCCGGTTCTGACCGGCGGCCCACGGCGCGGCTGGCAGAATATCTGCCCATGACGGCAGCAGCGACGACTCCGAAGGGCGAGCGCCGGCGGGCCGCGCTCGTCGAAGCCGCTGCCGAACTGCTGGCCGAGGGCGGGTTCGACGCCGTGCGCCACCGGGCGGTCGCCGAGCGGGCCGGTCTCCCGCTGGCGTCCACCACCTACTACTTCGACTCGCTGGAAGAGCTGGTGACCGCCGCGGTCGAGCACCACGGGCAGACCGAGCTCGAGAACGGCCGACGGCAACTGGAGGAGCTGGCGACCCGCAACCGCGGTGTGCAGGCGACTGTCGACCTGGTCCTGGACCAGCTGCTCGGCCCGCCGCGCGAGGACCCGGTCGCGGACGCCGAGGCGGTCCTCCTGCGCTACGAACGCTTGGTCGCGACCGGGCGGCGGCCATATCTGCGACCGTTGATGCGGACCATGTCGCAGCAGCTGAGCGAACTGCTGACGGAGATCTTCTCCCGCTCCGGCACCCCGATCGGCGAGGAAGAGCTGGAGCGGCTGGTCGCGCTGGTGGACGGAGCCGTGGTCAACGCCCTGATCGCGGTCGACCCGGCACCGCGCGCCGCGGCGGGGCGGATGTTGCAGAACGCGCTGGCGCCGGACGCGCAAGGCCTGTCCGGAAAGTGACTTTCCGTGAAGGACTCCTTGCGGGACTCAGATTCCCTCAAGGGGCCCTTCACGGACGTCGGCCAAGCTCGCGTCGGCGGCGGATTTGGCCAGCAATGCCAGCATCGCGGCTTCCGCCCCGGCCGGGTCGTGCGCGGCGATCGCGTCCAGCACCTCGCGGTGGCTCGGCACCGGGTCGTCGGTAGCGCCGTGCTGGTGGACCAGCTTGTCCCGCTCCGCCAGCCCGATCGCGATGACCCGCTCGATCTGCAGCAAGAAATTGTTGTGTGCGGCGGTCAGCAGGCCCCGGTGGAAGGCCAGGTCCGCTTCCACGCTCGCCTCGGTGTCCGGCGCGGCCGTCATCGCGTCGAGCGCGGCGGTCATCGCGGCTAGGTCCTGCTCGGTCGCGCGCTCCGCGGCCATACGCGCGGCCGCGGGTTCCACCACGGCGCGCACCTCGGCCAACTCGTCCAGCAGACCGGCGTTTCCCCGGGCGGTGGTTTGCCAGCGCATCACGTCCGCGTCGAGGAGTTGCCAGTTCTCACGCGGCTGCACGAAGGTGCCGTGTTTCTGCCGCGCGTCGATCAATCCCTTGGCGGTCAGCACTTTCAACGCTTCCCGCAGCGCGGTCAGGCTGATGTCCAGCTCCTCGCGCAGCGCGGGGAGATCCAGCACCATCCCCTCGCGCCACTGTCCGGACAGGACTCGCGCGGCCAGTGTTTCCACGGTCTGGCCGTGCAAGCCTCGGGGCTTCACCGGAGCGGCAGCACGCAGGTCGGCGAGCCGGTGGGTACCGCGGTGACGGCGGCATTTCCCAGCTCTGCCAACGGGAAGACCGACAGTGCGTCGTCCCGGTTCGCGGCCACGTAGCACCTTCCGTCGGCCACCGCGAAGTTCCACGGGTACGCACCGCACGCCTGCTCGGCGGTCGCGTGCAGCGGGTCGCCGGCGAACTTGGTGATGCATTCCGGGCCGCGGTTCGACAGGTA
This sequence is a window from Amycolatopsis benzoatilytica AK 16/65. Protein-coding genes within it:
- a CDS encoding TetR/AcrR family transcriptional regulator; this encodes MTAAATTPKGERRRAALVEAAAELLAEGGFDAVRHRAVAERAGLPLASTTYYFDSLEELVTAAVEHHGQTELENGRRQLEELATRNRGVQATVDLVLDQLLGPPREDPVADAEAVLLRYERLVATGRRPYLRPLMRTMSQQLSELLTEIFSRSGTPIGEEELERLVALVDGAVVNALIAVDPAPRAAAGRMLQNALAPDAQGLSGK
- a CDS encoding FadR/GntR family transcriptional regulator; this translates as MKPRGLHGQTVETLAARVLSGQWREGMVLDLPALREELDISLTALREALKVLTAKGLIDARQKHGTFVQPRENWQLLDADVMRWQTTARGNAGLLDELAEVRAVVEPAAARMAAERATEQDLAAMTAALDAMTAAPDTEASVEADLAFHRGLLTAAHNNFLLQIERVIAIGLAERDKLVHQHGATDDPVPSHREVLDAIAAHDPAGAEAAMLALLAKSAADASLADVREGPLEGI